GGGCTATATATACGTGAAATACTTCACTTATGTTCCACACAAGAACACTAAAGACGCACAAGAACCAAACACGGTTTCTCTATTATTTTCTTGTCTTACTTATGGCCGTCTTTAAGGCTTTCATTGCTTCACTTCTCATCTCTCTTCTCCTTCTCCAACTTGTTGCTGCTGATCAACTGGTGACAAGTGCCAGCAAGCGCAAGGGAACTGCCCCCCCTGCGAAAATTGGTAATTGTCGAGAAAATTAATGTTGTAGGAAGCTAAGAGGGCATTAAGACACTTTCTAAACATGTTGATTTTGTG
This genomic stretch from Gossypium raimondii isolate GPD5lz chromosome 6, ASM2569854v1, whole genome shotgun sequence harbors:
- the LOC105772881 gene encoding gibberellin-regulated protein 1 translates to MFHTRTLKTHKNQTRFLYYFLVLLMAVFKAFIASLLISLLLLQLVAADQLVTSASKRKGTAPPAKIDCGGACAARCRLSSRPHLCKRACGTCCARCNCVPPGTAGNQEMCPCYASLTTHGGRRKCP